The Myxococcales bacterium genome has a segment encoding these proteins:
- a CDS encoding carboxypeptidase regulatory-like domain-containing protein, translating to MPRTGPGYTDSAQPGLMRLGLPGLSRPGTWAVSATSGYGFTEAQPTDDGAHHRLTGSVAVAHAPLRGLELSLRLAGRMDRHPRDSQGPDSSYVGEPRLALRYGRARYDGALGGELALRVPGEQAPSLSLGASVFSARALAARFVGAWTFAGMAGLRLDRSAEAKPDLTRTRPGDRLALGLADFNAALLGVGLSRRVGDTDLLLEASADLLWGGGAPSLAQSPMRFGAGVRRTLGRAWQIFALVEVSPSRRPGLAPEDPLIPVEPRVAGRVGLAFDFGAAPAPARTPSPPGEAPAGPERPVSAAPEPPFAPNEEAADPPPVPAGQLRGLIRSFKGQGLRATVVVAPLGSEAKTDADGAFALDVPPGVYQVEITALGYRPQRREVRIEENGVTILNADLRRVRGRR from the coding sequence GTGCCCCGCACAGGACCAGGGTACACGGATTCGGCCCAGCCGGGCTTGATGCGGCTTGGCCTGCCGGGGCTCTCGCGGCCTGGAACCTGGGCGGTGTCGGCCACCTCCGGATACGGATTCACTGAAGCGCAGCCCACCGATGACGGCGCGCACCACCGGCTCACGGGCTCAGTGGCCGTGGCCCACGCGCCCCTTCGCGGCCTGGAGCTCTCGCTGCGTCTGGCGGGAAGAATGGACAGGCACCCCCGAGACTCCCAGGGGCCGGATAGCAGCTACGTGGGTGAGCCGCGCCTGGCTCTGCGCTACGGACGCGCCCGATACGACGGCGCACTCGGCGGCGAGCTTGCCCTTCGCGTGCCGGGAGAACAAGCGCCCTCATTGTCCCTGGGCGCCAGCGTCTTCAGCGCCCGGGCGCTCGCCGCCCGCTTCGTGGGGGCATGGACTTTCGCGGGAATGGCCGGGCTCCGGCTGGACCGCAGCGCCGAAGCCAAACCTGACCTGACGCGCACCCGGCCCGGGGACCGCTTGGCCCTCGGGCTCGCGGACTTCAACGCGGCCCTGTTGGGCGTTGGGCTGTCGCGTCGCGTGGGCGACACGGACCTGCTCCTGGAAGCGTCGGCGGACCTGCTGTGGGGAGGAGGGGCGCCCTCGCTGGCCCAGTCTCCGATGCGTTTCGGGGCCGGCGTGCGCCGCACCTTGGGCCGGGCCTGGCAGATCTTCGCGTTGGTGGAGGTGTCCCCCAGCCGCCGCCCAGGGCTAGCCCCCGAAGACCCTCTCATCCCGGTCGAGCCACGGGTGGCGGGACGCGTCGGCTTGGCGTTCGACTTCGGGGCCGCGCCCGCTCCTGCGCGGACGCCCTCGCCTCCAGGCGAAGCGCCTGCGGGGCCCGAGCGGCCCGTCTCTGCTGCGCCAGAACCGCCTTTCGCTCCCAACGAGGAGGCAGCGGATCCGCCCCCAGTGCCCGCAGGGCAGCTACGTGGGCTCATCCGCTCCTTCAAGGGCCAAGGGTTGCGTGCCACGGTGGTGGTCGCGCCGCTCGGGAGCGAGGCCAAAACAGACGCGGACGGCGCCTTCGCGCTCGACGTTCCCCCCGGCGTCTACCAGGTCGAAATCACGGCTTTGGGGTATCGACCGCAGCGCCGCGAGGTCAGGATCGAAGAAAACGGCGTCACTATCCTGAACGCGGACTTGCGACGCGTACGGGGGAGGCGGTGA
- a CDS encoding MerC domain-containing protein: MADANTSRTAAGPDAPLGKVRGHRHEVRRREGWMARLGAGLSLACAVHCALTPLLVGILPLLGLSFLSEERTEAWLVGAVVVLATGSALWGFKRHGALRAVMAFAGAVGLLLMGRWLGDEHPLGVPLTIAGGLAIAGAHWLSARLCRTCPNHQAEAHGHAH, encoded by the coding sequence ATGGCGGATGCCAACACCAGCCGGACCGCAGCCGGCCCGGACGCGCCCCTCGGCAAGGTCCGGGGACACCGTCACGAAGTTCGCCGCCGCGAGGGCTGGATGGCGCGCCTCGGTGCAGGCTTGAGTCTAGCCTGTGCCGTTCATTGTGCGCTTACGCCGCTGTTGGTGGGCATTCTCCCCTTGCTCGGATTGAGCTTCCTCTCCGAAGAGCGCACGGAGGCCTGGTTGGTGGGCGCTGTCGTGGTGCTTGCCACGGGCAGTGCCCTGTGGGGGTTCAAGAGGCACGGCGCCCTGCGAGCCGTCATGGCGTTCGCGGGGGCGGTGGGCCTCTTGCTGATGGGCAGATGGTTGGGCGATGAGCACCCCTTGGGTGTGCCGCTCACGATCGCTGGGGGCCTCGCCATCGCCGGCGCCCACTGGCTGAGCGCACGTTTGTGCCGGACGTGCCCGAATCATCAGGCCGAAGCGCACGGCCACGCGCACTGA
- a CDS encoding alpha/beta hydrolase: MLLPFAASCPRFPPRIQTVSGTRKLRSTLAALVTGTAWLVSACANTPGPRQTTLPAALSSDHEKTFPLWKGPAPGAEGDALTDVPTLTVYLPRPDRANGAAVVVNPGGGYWVLAADHEGVQAARWLNREGMAAFVLRYRKQPVYDAETSIADGQRALRWVRAHARQYGISPGRIGMMGFSAGGNLASAVATDPEAADPAAADPIDRQSSRPDFLLLVYPAISHAFGESQAYGRSTERFVDETTPPTFTVTTHEDHLSPLHSVRFYERLLAIGVSAELHIFAFGPHGTGVAAGDPDLGVWRTLAIQWMRRSGLFTEGRRQALRGRVFVGGIPLAHGWVTFHPEDPKAPLVAAYISAGKEGHFEVDPKQGPVPGRYRAEVTVLSTTDSDVKTGKTSLRDAVSATRPEGGRGALWLDLPTARGADLTLRLAAP; encoded by the coding sequence ATGCTCCTGCCCTTCGCTGCATCTTGCCCCCGCTTCCCGCCTCGCATCCAGACCGTCTCTGGCACGAGGAAACTCCGTTCCACCCTTGCGGCCCTGGTGACGGGCACCGCCTGGCTCGTCTCCGCCTGTGCAAACACCCCCGGGCCACGACAGACCACCCTACCCGCGGCCCTCTCTTCAGACCACGAAAAAACCTTCCCGCTGTGGAAAGGCCCCGCGCCAGGTGCGGAAGGAGATGCGCTCACCGACGTGCCCACGCTCACGGTATACCTGCCCAGGCCCGACCGAGCCAATGGCGCTGCGGTGGTCGTGAATCCGGGAGGCGGCTACTGGGTTTTGGCCGCGGATCACGAGGGTGTGCAAGCCGCCCGGTGGCTCAACCGCGAAGGCATGGCGGCCTTCGTGCTGCGCTACCGCAAGCAGCCGGTGTACGACGCAGAGACCTCGATCGCAGACGGCCAGCGCGCGCTGCGGTGGGTGCGCGCCCACGCCCGGCAGTACGGAATCTCGCCCGGCCGGATCGGGATGATGGGCTTTTCGGCCGGGGGCAACCTGGCCTCGGCCGTCGCCACAGACCCCGAGGCGGCGGATCCCGCCGCAGCGGACCCAATCGATCGGCAAAGCTCTCGCCCGGATTTTTTGCTCTTGGTCTACCCGGCGATCTCGCACGCATTCGGCGAATCCCAGGCCTACGGCCGTTCGACCGAGCGCTTCGTGGACGAGACGACGCCCCCCACCTTCACGGTGACGACCCATGAAGACCACCTGAGTCCGCTGCACAGCGTCCGGTTTTACGAGCGACTTCTTGCGATCGGCGTGTCTGCCGAGCTGCATATCTTCGCATTCGGACCTCACGGCACTGGAGTTGCCGCCGGGGATCCCGACCTTGGTGTTTGGCGTACTTTGGCGATCCAGTGGATGCGGCGCTCGGGCCTGTTCACGGAAGGCCGTCGGCAGGCACTCCGCGGGCGGGTGTTCGTGGGCGGGATCCCTCTCGCCCACGGATGGGTCACGTTTCACCCTGAGGACCCCAAGGCTCCCCTCGTGGCGGCCTACATTTCCGCAGGGAAGGAAGGCCACTTCGAGGTCGACCCGAAGCAGGGCCCGGTCCCGGGACGCTACCGGGCGGAAGTCACCGTGCTGTCGACCACGGACAGTGACGTGAAGACGGGAAAGACCTCGCTTCGGGACGCGGTCAGTGCGACGCGACCGGAGGGAGGACGCGGCGCCCTGTGGTTGGATTTGCCGACCGCACGCGGCGCAGACCTCACGCTGCGGTTGGCGGCACCCTGA
- a CDS encoding aspartoacylase has translation MKVRTVALVGGTHGNEFTGAYLVKKWQADPSRLQRPGLSLELVLANPKAFAACRRYVDEDLNRCFSHARLAQPNPASYESMLAQHINRQLGPKGNARVDFIIDMHSATSPMGTNLVFTHLDGFHLRLAAYVKQRFPETVVTSEDELVEDQYFLNSIAQGNVLVEMGPVPQGCLRADLLDRTERVVMTVLDFLADPGRATDLPSTLEVFHYTKALYLPTDADGNINAMVHPRLLDQAYPVLEPGAPVFVGFDGREIPFDGPEPVMAGFVNEAAYYDKKMAMYLMRQETVRVPDTM, from the coding sequence ATGAAGGTGCGCACGGTGGCCCTGGTAGGGGGGACGCACGGGAACGAGTTTACGGGGGCCTATCTCGTCAAAAAGTGGCAGGCAGACCCGTCGAGGTTGCAGCGTCCGGGGCTCAGCCTCGAGCTCGTGCTGGCGAACCCCAAGGCCTTTGCCGCCTGCCGTCGTTACGTCGACGAGGATCTGAACCGCTGCTTCTCGCACGCCCGTCTCGCCCAGCCGAACCCCGCAAGCTACGAGTCCATGCTCGCTCAGCACATCAACCGGCAGCTCGGACCGAAGGGCAACGCGCGGGTGGACTTCATCATCGACATGCACTCGGCCACGAGCCCGATGGGAACGAACCTGGTGTTCACGCATCTCGACGGGTTTCACCTGCGTCTAGCGGCTTACGTGAAACAGAGGTTTCCCGAGACCGTCGTCACCTCCGAGGACGAGTTGGTGGAAGATCAGTACTTCCTGAACTCGATCGCCCAGGGCAACGTGCTCGTGGAAATGGGGCCGGTTCCGCAGGGCTGCTTGCGCGCCGATCTTCTGGATCGGACCGAACGGGTGGTCATGACCGTGCTCGACTTCCTCGCGGATCCCGGTCGCGCCACGGACTTGCCGTCGACGCTCGAGGTGTTCCACTACACCAAAGCCTTGTACTTACCCACGGACGCGGACGGCAACATCAATGCGATGGTGCATCCCCGTTTGTTGGACCAGGCCTATCCGGTGCTCGAGCCCGGCGCTCCCGTGTTCGTTGGCTTCGATGGCCGGGAGATTCCCTTCGACGGCCCCGAACCCGTGATGGCCGGCTTCGTCAACGAGGCGGCCTACTACGACAAGAAGATGGCGATGTATTTGATGCGGCAGGAGACCGTTCGGGTGCCAGATACCATGTGA